One Kitasatospora sp. NBC_01266 genomic window carries:
- a CDS encoding DUF4258 domain-containing protein produces the protein MLLAPLATVLALSATPALAATPAPAASPVSVAPAATDGWGLPNPPRVNNCGDDGAPGAIDVLSQHVQDRMNERDITRDELDKAIRIGARTAQCVNGNWRYTLGMDGGWLTVVVGLGNGGWVAITAWWN, from the coding sequence ATGCTCCTCGCGCCCCTCGCCACCGTGCTGGCGCTCTCGGCGACTCCGGCACTGGCCGCGACACCGGCACCGGCCGCATCGCCGGTCTCGGTAGCGCCGGCCGCCACGGACGGCTGGGGGCTGCCGAACCCGCCGCGCGTCAACAACTGCGGCGACGACGGGGCGCCCGGGGCGATCGACGTGCTCAGCCAGCACGTCCAGGACCGCATGAACGAGCGTGACATCACCCGGGATGAGCTCGACAAGGCCATCCGGATCGGTGCCAGGACGGCCCAGTGCGTGAACGGCAACTGGCGCTACACGCTGGGCATGGACGGGGGCTGGCTGACGGTCGTCGTCGGCCTCGGGAACGGCGGCTGGGTCGCGATCACCGCCTGGTGGAACTGA
- a CDS encoding DUF4190 domain-containing protein has product MTDAARPEGGEAGTPEDAVPQSGGLGDPWAPPQDARPADPWAVPGSAAPGPVGPYPYPPAPPYGQAGPYGYQYDGRPAVEGTNGLAITALVTGLTCCLWPAALGFGIAALVQLRRRRQRGRGLAIAGVVLGMLGLVFGAVNAVNGNLHFHSGSTSATTSMPALPPPGDTPETPGNPTDLAQSQQVFLQDLAELEVQDSILQIPVTDPGMAVESSESVAQALTDTAETLKQTQWPAGVQGPISTLVNSLEADATVWNAVRTSADPVSAFQAAVRTSAPAIAEAVARQALSLPGEDQPGDPDSDQPSDTPLPEDSAAPAAV; this is encoded by the coding sequence ATGACGGACGCAGCGCGGCCGGAGGGTGGGGAGGCGGGCACGCCGGAGGATGCCGTGCCGCAGTCGGGCGGTCTCGGGGATCCGTGGGCCCCGCCGCAGGATGCCCGGCCCGCCGATCCGTGGGCGGTACCGGGCAGCGCCGCCCCCGGCCCCGTCGGCCCGTACCCCTACCCGCCCGCGCCCCCGTACGGGCAGGCCGGGCCGTACGGCTACCAGTACGACGGGCGCCCGGCGGTCGAGGGCACCAACGGGCTGGCCATCACCGCGCTGGTCACCGGGCTCACCTGCTGCCTCTGGCCGGCCGCGCTCGGCTTCGGGATCGCCGCGCTGGTGCAGCTCCGGCGGCGGCGCCAACGTGGGCGCGGGCTCGCGATCGCGGGGGTGGTGCTCGGGATGCTCGGGCTGGTCTTCGGGGCGGTGAACGCGGTGAACGGCAACCTGCACTTCCATTCGGGCTCCACCTCGGCCACCACCTCGATGCCGGCGCTGCCGCCGCCCGGTGACACCCCCGAGACCCCGGGCAACCCCACCGATCTGGCCCAGAGCCAGCAGGTCTTCCTACAGGACCTCGCCGAACTCGAAGTCCAGGACTCGATCCTGCAGATCCCGGTGACCGACCCGGGGATGGCGGTCGAGTCCTCGGAGAGCGTCGCCCAAGCGCTCACGGACACCGCCGAGACGCTCAAGCAGACGCAGTGGCCGGCCGGGGTCCAGGGCCCGATCAGCACACTGGTGAACAGCCTCGAGGCCGACGCGACCGTCTGGAACGCCGTCCGTACCAGCGCCGACCCGGTGAGCGCCTTCCAGGCGGCCGTCCGGACCAGCGCCCCCGCGATCGCCGAGGCCGTCGCCCGCCAGGCCCTCTCGCTGCCCGGCGAGGACCAGCCGGGCGACCCGGACAGCGACCAGCCGTCCGACACACCGCTGCCCGAGGACAGCGCCGCGCCCGCTGCCGTCTGA